Genomic window ([Eubacterium] hominis):
ATCAGTAATAATTCAAATAATATGTAAATCGTTATATATGTTAAGTTACAAGTTAAAAAGCTTTTACAATGAAACCCTCCAAAGGTTTCTCTCATTTTAGAAAAAAGTAAAATGTAACCTATTGTATAAAGGGTATGTCTAGTAAATAGAGAAATCACGATAATACTGCTAAAACTAATACTTTCAGAGATATATAAAGCAATACCATGACGATATATTTCTATATCATCTTCAATGATGTTTCTATCGTATAAGTAGTTAACAATCATATCCGCAAGTTTCAGTATCACTAGCATTCCCCTTCCTACAATTACATTTTAAACGAAGCAAAATTAAAATCAATACTTTGAGTCTAATCTGTTAAATACGAGTCTAATCTGTTAAAACGCTTTCAAAATTGCTAAACTTTCAAAAAAAGTTTCCTTCATAGTAAACGTCAATTCACCATGGTAATTATTTAAAATACTCTTTACACTTTCAAGTCCATAACCATGATTCTCTTTATTTATTTTTGTTGTTTCTAAATTCTTATTACTTTCCAACACATTATCTCGTGTTGTATTTTCTATACGCAAACATAAGAATTCACTTTTCATTGTTGCTTTTATTCTAATGATAGGATTATTAGAATCAGAATTTTCAATGGCATTCTCTATTAGATTAGAAAGAACACTATATAAATCAACATCCTTAATATTAAGCTTTTTTGGTATTTGTATATCAGCTTCAAACTTTATATTATTTTCTTTTGCTTTCGATGACATACGCTTTAAGACCATATTAAAAATATCATTATTACTATAACACCAGTTAACTTGTTCATATGCTAAATGATCTTTTTCCTCAATATACAACTTTAATTTATCATAATCTTCTTTTTCTATTAATTCATGCATATATCCATAAATATGCTTCATATCATGCTTTAAAATTTTTAATTTTTGATAAAATTCTTCATCTTTTTGATAGCTTTCCTTATTATTTTTAAATTTTTCTATTTGTATTGCAGAATATAATCTATGTTCACTTTCTTTTTGAACATTTTGAAACAACAGTATAATGGAAATCATGCCAATAAAAAGATTT
Coding sequences:
- a CDS encoding GHKL domain-containing protein, translated to MSSFDIVINILESFLLAFLCYALMTKKDNRSIFCIILLGVFITILTTIFNYLDNYGSLLVFLTNLTIILFAFYYSSDSIVYKLTISFFPIFLLDICNSFTSLSFSLIYQESISYLLNNGYYLNIVIISKGLFLFISLLVLVLKKKRKLRLFCNIDKSWWPIILTTFSTCMITIRTFTILFTGVLNQNDAIILFLNLFIGMISIILLFQNVQKESEHRLYSAIQIEKFKNNKESYQKDEEFYQKLKILKHDMKHIYGYMHELIEKEDYDKLKLYIEEKDHLAYEQVNWCYSNNDIFNMVLKRMSSKAKENNIKFEADIQIPKKLNIKDVDLYSVLSNLIENAIENSDSNNPIIRIKATMKSEFLCLRIENTTRDNVLESNKNLETTKINKENHGYGLESVKSILNNYHGELTFTMKETFFESLAILKAF